One window of Triticum dicoccoides isolate Atlit2015 ecotype Zavitan chromosome 5A, WEW_v2.0, whole genome shotgun sequence genomic DNA carries:
- the LOC119296732 gene encoding obtusifoliol 14-alpha demethylase-like, with protein MDMLVTRATWLAISIFFIFVLVTKISRWKCNALPLSTRPLPPAVNVLALLPLLFSKGFWVTINYLYTRFGTVFTVNLFGPKITFLVGPEVSAHFFQGLESEISFGNFAEVTIPLFSQEVLYGVDAATRNEQVNFIIDVLMPTKMWSLVDPILQEVEAYFAKWGQDGIVDLKHELEQVLMFISCRCLLGYEIQDTMMEEVYSLFHELGKGLNFFSYLFPYMPTRTNRRRNKAHIRLKEIFTKIIRSRRSSGRVEEDVMQRLMDSKYKDGRSTTEAEISGIIMALVFAGKHPRTTASTWTGAFMLSNTKFLIAAVEEQKQIISKYENQIDYDALLEMNTLHRCIKEAIRMHTPSQMLIRKAHKNFKLQTKEGKEYDIPRGHNLVIPTALNNKLAHIYSDPHVYDPGRFGPGREEDKVGGKFSFTTFGGGRHICPGMTYAYLQIKLIWSHLLRNFELKLISPFPEADLSKLGQEPKGKVMISYKRRQLLCC; from the exons ATGGACATGCTGGTAACTAGAGCCACATGGTTGGCCATATCTATTTTTTTCATATTTGTTCTAGTCACCAAGATTTCAAGATGGAAATGCAATGCCCTTCCGTTGTCCACAAGACCACTTCCGCCTGCCGTGAATGTCCTTGCACTCTTACCTTTGCTTTTTAGTAAGGGTTTTTGGGTTACAATCAATTATCTGTATACAAGGTTTGGTACTGTATTTACGGTAAATTTGTTTGGACCAAAGATAACATTTTTGGTTGGACCGGAGGTCTCAGCTCATTTCTTCCAAGGGCTGGAGTCAGAGATTAGCTTTGGTAATTTCGCTGAGGTCACCATTCCTCTCTTTAGCCAAGAAGTTCTTTATGGTGTAGATGCCGCAACTCGGAATGAGCAAGTAAATTTCATCATTGATGTACTAATGCCAACAAAGATGTGGAGCCTCGTTGATCCCATATTGCAAGAAGTAGAG GCCTACTTTGCAAAGTGGGGACAGGATGGCATAGTTGATCTTAAACATGAACTCGAGCAGGTGCTCATGTTTATCTCATGTCGGTGCCTACTCGGATATGAGATTCAGGACACGATGATGGAAGAAGTATACTCATTGTTCCATGAACTTGGGAAGGGCTTAAACTTTTTCAGTTACTTGTTCCCATATATGCCAACCCGGACAAACCGCCGACgcaacaaggcacacatcaggctgAAAGAAATATTCACCAAAATTATCAGATCACGCAGAAGCTCTGGTCGAGTTGAGGAGGATGTAATGCAGAGGTTGATGGATTCCAAGTATAAAGATGGCCGCTCCACAACTGAAGCAGAAATTTCTGGCATAATCATGGCCCTTGTCTTTGCTGGAAAACACCCAAGAACTACCGCTAGTACATGGACTGGAGCTTTCAtgctgagtaataccaagttcttaATAGCTGCCGTGGAAGAGCAAAAGCAAATCATTAGCAAGTACGAGAACCAAATAGACTACGATGCCTTGTTAGAGATGAACACCCTCCATAGATGCATTAAGGAGGCAATTAGGATGCATACTCCATCGCAAATGTTAATTCGCAAGGCACATAAGAATTTCAAGTTGCAGACTAAGGAAGGCAAGGAATATGACATACCTAGAGGACATAACCTTGTAATCCCTACGGCACTCAACAATAAGCTGGCACACATTTACAGTGACCCTCATGTGTATGATCCTGGTCGGTTTGGTCCTGGAAGAGAGGAGGACAAAGTTGGTGGCAAGTTCTCTTTCACGACATTTGGTGGTGGAAGGCATATTTGCCCTGGCATGACCTATGCTTACCTACAAATTAAATTGATATGGAGCCATCTGCTAAGAAACTTTGAGCTCAAGTTAATATCTCCTTTCCCCGAGGCAGATTTGAGCAAGTTGGGCCAAGAGCCTAAAGGAAAAGTAATGATAAGTTATAAGAGACGTCAACTGTTGTGTTGTTAG